A region from the Aquimarina sp. ERC-38 genome encodes:
- the trmD gene encoding tRNA (guanosine(37)-N1)-methyltransferase TrmD, with amino-acid sequence MRIDIITVVPDILKSPFEASILKRAIDKGLVSIHLHNLREYTTNTYRQVDDYQFGGGAGMVLMIEPIDKCISNLKKERSYDEIIYMTPDGETLCQPMANQISMYENIIILCGHYKGVDQRVRDHFITKEISVGDYVLSGGELGALILCDSIIRLIPGVLGNETSALTDSYQDNLLAPPIYTRPAEYKGWKVPDVLTSGNFPKIEEWRENEAYKRTQERRPDLLE; translated from the coding sequence ATGCGAATTGATATTATTACCGTAGTCCCGGATATTCTAAAAAGCCCGTTTGAAGCTTCGATTTTAAAGAGAGCTATCGACAAAGGATTGGTTTCCATACACCTCCATAATTTACGAGAGTATACGACTAATACCTATCGACAGGTAGATGACTATCAATTTGGTGGAGGCGCCGGGATGGTACTAATGATAGAACCCATTGATAAATGCATCAGTAACCTTAAGAAAGAACGGTCTTATGACGAAATTATTTATATGACCCCGGATGGGGAAACGCTTTGCCAACCTATGGCCAATCAAATTTCTATGTATGAAAACATTATTATCCTTTGTGGTCATTATAAAGGAGTAGATCAGCGAGTACGGGATCATTTTATTACCAAAGAGATATCCGTAGGTGATTATGTCTTATCCGGAGGCGAATTGGGTGCTTTGATATTATGTGATAGTATTATTCGGTTGATTCCCGGAGTGTTAGGAAACGAAACTTCTGCCCTTACCGATTCCTATCAGGATAATTTATTAGCCCCCCCAATTTATACCCGTCCCGCGGAATATAAAGGTTGGAAAGTTCCGGATGTATTAACATCAGGTAATTTTCCTAAGATAGAAGAATGGCGGGAAAACGAGGCCTACAAACGTACTCAAGAAAGAAGACCGGATTTGTTGGAGTAG
- a CDS encoding sulfatase codes for MKRLLCYTLLTTLLLLTYQSSIAQKTNIVLLFADDAGYHDFGFQGSKTFHTPNLDKLASEGVVFKQAYTTAAVCGPSRAGLLTGKYQQRFGFEENNVPGYMSKNSRDIKDDMGLPLDEKTIANYLNTLGYTSIILGKWHMGNADRYHPLNRGFKEFYGFRGGARSFFPLTLEEALSRPEDRLETNFGFYKEPEDYLTDDLAAKACDFIEKNQDKPFFMYMSFNAVHSPLHATDQDLAEAEKLGLTGKRAKLAGMNIALDRACGMIIDKLKSLGLEENTLVVFANDNGGPVGTHTSNYPLSGSKSNHLEGGIRVPCIIKLPGVIPPKTTYDAAVSMLDVLPTFYSVAGGDTADLNDIDGVNLLPYITGKKNEHPHEYLFWKKESRGVVRNGDWKLLRYPDRPAELYNIAEDISEKKNLAYKYPEKVRELFKKLFEWEGTLERPMFMLKRVYETNALKRMDDKRDPLKVGL; via the coding sequence ATGAAAAGATTACTTTGTTACACTTTACTTACCACATTACTTTTACTTACTTACCAAAGTAGTATCGCACAAAAGACCAATATCGTTTTATTGTTTGCGGATGATGCCGGATATCACGATTTTGGATTTCAGGGTAGTAAAACCTTTCACACCCCAAATTTGGATAAGTTAGCCTCCGAAGGTGTGGTTTTTAAGCAAGCTTATACCACGGCTGCCGTTTGTGGACCATCTAGAGCTGGTCTTCTTACCGGTAAGTATCAACAACGTTTTGGTTTTGAAGAAAATAATGTACCGGGTTATATGAGTAAGAATTCCAGAGATATCAAAGATGACATGGGACTTCCCTTAGATGAAAAAACCATTGCCAACTATTTAAATACTTTGGGTTATACTTCCATTATTCTGGGTAAATGGCATATGGGTAATGCTGATCGGTATCATCCTTTAAACAGGGGATTCAAAGAGTTTTACGGATTTAGGGGCGGGGCCAGAAGCTTTTTTCCTTTGACTCTTGAAGAAGCATTGAGCAGACCTGAGGACCGCCTTGAAACTAATTTCGGTTTCTACAAAGAACCTGAAGACTATCTCACTGATGATTTGGCTGCTAAAGCCTGTGACTTTATAGAAAAAAATCAGGATAAGCCTTTCTTTATGTACATGTCTTTCAACGCAGTACATAGCCCTTTACACGCAACTGACCAGGATTTAGCCGAAGCTGAGAAATTAGGCTTAACCGGAAAACGAGCAAAACTGGCAGGAATGAATATTGCTCTGGATCGAGCTTGCGGAATGATTATAGATAAACTTAAATCCCTGGGATTAGAAGAAAATACTTTAGTGGTTTTCGCTAACGATAATGGAGGACCTGTGGGAACACATACTAGTAATTATCCTCTGAGTGGTAGTAAATCAAATCATTTAGAAGGAGGAATTCGGGTTCCTTGTATTATAAAACTTCCTGGGGTCATCCCACCTAAAACTACATATGATGCTGCGGTAAGTATGCTGGATGTATTACCTACCTTTTATAGTGTGGCTGGTGGAGATACCGCCGACCTAAACGATATTGACGGTGTAAACCTTCTTCCATATATCACAGGAAAGAAGAATGAGCATCCTCATGAATATCTATTTTGGAAGAAAGAAAGTAGGGGCGTGGTACGTAATGGAGATTGGAAATTGTTACGTTACCCGGATAGACCAGCGGAGTTATATAATATTGCTGAAGATATTAGTGAAAAGAAAAATTTAGCTTATAAATATCCGGAAAAAGTTCGTGAATTATTTAAAAAATTGTTTGAATGGGAAGGTACCTTAGAACGTCCTATGTTTATGCTTAAACGGGTTTACGAAACAAATGCTCTTAAACGAATGGACGATAAAAGAGACCCTTTAAAAGTAGGACTTTAG
- a CDS encoding amino acid ABC transporter substrate-binding protein translates to MNLLKITLLLLLLNTSVFAQQYKSHKVEKGENVYRIAKRYNTTPEAIYKINPTSKSGIKEGEILAIPVIDNQEYETYTVKAKETAYSIARRYNISIDKLYLLNPEAVKGINDGQVLRLGKLGEVSASVENPVKEVDKVTTVEDMVNGVQPIKFKSHRVKRKETLFSIAQLYNISVEDIKKYNKQFYSESIKKKDKLKIPVYSENREQIQLLTGTSKDRLSVTTKYTIKPKDTKFSIARRHGITIKELESLNPKLDESLPIGLEITVPTAIFVPYDENIVEPGFQLYTIPPKETMFNLVRQLNIPTDSLLKMNPYIKDGLKAGMVIIIPQRGVSDSLAIDYAEGKAIDLESKLFNFKPKKLAVMLPFNLDYLDLDNREKTEEYLESRKAQGTKVALDFYKGILMAIDSAKTKGLTVDVTVYDTQKNNNSEYVKSLISKKDFRKTDVVLGPLYQANVETVAAALKSENIPVISPISNKESKLYGNFFQTIPSDELLQDKLIDFIKEDTSNKNIVIIVQSGTRFEKVKEKLTSRFPEAKVAKIEKGNYLYEPNLAKVLDKNKPNWVILESNDVAMISNVVPLLNAKASSHKITLLTTDKSKAYDDDSVKNQHLSRLKLHYPSVDKEYDNYDKEHTDPFVTKYQKKYGMIPNKYAVRGFDITYDLLMRLGTADNLFHAASVEGTTEYVESKFNYAKKSMGGYYNKAAYLIKFDDELKLKVID, encoded by the coding sequence ATGAATTTATTAAAAATAACCTTGTTACTGCTTTTGCTGAATACCTCCGTATTTGCACAACAGTATAAAAGCCATAAAGTAGAAAAAGGCGAAAACGTATACCGAATTGCAAAGAGGTATAACACAACTCCGGAAGCCATATATAAGATCAATCCCACTTCAAAATCCGGAATTAAAGAAGGTGAAATTCTAGCTATCCCGGTAATCGATAACCAGGAGTATGAAACTTATACGGTAAAAGCCAAAGAAACTGCCTACAGCATAGCAAGAAGGTATAATATCAGTATTGATAAATTGTATCTTCTTAATCCCGAAGCAGTCAAAGGAATCAATGATGGCCAGGTATTACGATTAGGAAAACTAGGAGAAGTTTCAGCTTCTGTAGAAAATCCGGTAAAAGAAGTTGATAAGGTCACTACCGTAGAGGATATGGTAAATGGAGTGCAACCCATTAAATTCAAATCACATCGAGTTAAAAGAAAAGAAACCTTATTTAGTATTGCTCAACTGTACAATATTTCTGTAGAAGACATTAAAAAATATAACAAACAGTTCTATTCGGAATCTATCAAAAAAAAGGATAAATTAAAAATTCCGGTATATAGCGAGAACCGAGAACAAATTCAATTGTTAACAGGTACATCAAAAGACCGTCTTTCTGTTACTACTAAGTATACCATTAAACCTAAAGACACTAAATTTAGCATTGCACGGCGACATGGTATTACCATTAAAGAATTGGAATCTTTAAACCCAAAGTTGGATGAAAGTCTTCCCATCGGTTTAGAAATAACCGTACCTACCGCTATATTTGTTCCTTATGATGAGAATATTGTAGAGCCTGGTTTTCAGTTATATACCATACCTCCTAAAGAAACCATGTTCAACCTGGTCCGTCAGTTAAATATACCTACGGATTCCCTGTTAAAAATGAATCCTTATATTAAAGACGGGTTAAAAGCCGGAATGGTTATTATCATTCCACAAAGGGGAGTTTCGGATTCTTTAGCAATTGATTATGCTGAAGGTAAAGCTATTGACCTGGAGAGTAAATTATTTAATTTCAAACCAAAAAAACTGGCTGTGATGTTGCCTTTTAATTTGGATTACCTTGATTTAGATAATAGAGAAAAAACCGAAGAATACCTAGAAAGCAGAAAAGCTCAAGGTACAAAAGTGGCACTAGATTTTTATAAGGGAATATTAATGGCGATTGATTCTGCTAAAACGAAGGGCCTAACGGTAGATGTAACTGTTTATGATACTCAAAAAAATAATAACTCGGAGTATGTAAAAAGTTTAATTTCAAAAAAAGACTTTAGAAAGACAGATGTAGTTTTAGGGCCTTTATACCAGGCAAATGTAGAAACTGTTGCCGCAGCTTTGAAGAGTGAAAACATACCGGTAATTTCGCCTATTTCCAATAAAGAATCTAAATTATACGGTAATTTCTTTCAAACCATACCTTCAGATGAGTTACTACAGGACAAATTAATTGACTTTATAAAAGAAGATACTTCTAATAAAAATATAGTGATCATTGTACAAAGTGGAACGCGATTTGAAAAAGTAAAAGAAAAATTAACTTCCCGGTTTCCTGAAGCTAAAGTAGCCAAAATAGAAAAAGGAAATTACCTGTATGAACCTAACCTTGCTAAAGTTTTGGATAAAAATAAACCAAATTGGGTAATATTAGAGTCAAATGATGTTGCTATGATCAGTAATGTAGTTCCTTTATTAAATGCAAAAGCAAGTAGCCATAAAATAACACTATTAACTACAGATAAAAGCAAAGCCTATGACGACGATAGTGTTAAAAATCAGCATTTATCCAGGTTAAAACTACACTATCCCTCAGTAGATAAAGAATACGATAATTATGATAAGGAACATACTGATCCCTTCGTTACCAAATATCAAAAGAAATACGGTATGATCCCTAATAAATATGCAGTACGCGGATTTGATATCACCTACGATTTATTAATGCGCTTAGGAACGGCTGATAATTTGTTTCATGCAGCTAGTGTAGAAGGTACTACGGAGTATGTAGAAAGCAAATTTAACTATGCTAAAAAGTCCATGGGAGGTTATTATAACAAAGCAGCCTATTTAATAAAATTTGACGATGAACTTAAGTTAAAAGTTATTGATTAG
- a CDS encoding LON peptidase substrate-binding domain-containing protein, whose translation MLALFPLQLVVYPGERLALHIFEERYQQLVKDCETDEITFGVPTYIDKKLEYGTEVQLKKVEKRYKDGQSDIVCTGKRIFKIEDFYKQAPGKLYAGGNVTFLENNLNSDASLQEELLQHINELYYELQIEDPPQFKLPLTSYKVAHKIGLALSQEYHLLTLPKELDRLQYLVGHLKVTIPVVREMNRTKEVIQMNGHFKNFDPLDFEDFEL comes from the coding sequence ATGTTAGCACTATTTCCTTTACAGCTGGTGGTATATCCGGGAGAACGTTTAGCTCTTCATATTTTTGAAGAACGTTATCAACAATTGGTCAAAGATTGTGAGACCGATGAAATTACCTTTGGCGTACCCACTTATATCGATAAAAAACTAGAATACGGGACTGAAGTTCAATTAAAAAAAGTTGAAAAACGTTATAAAGACGGTCAGAGTGATATTGTCTGTACCGGAAAGCGAATTTTTAAAATTGAAGATTTCTACAAACAAGCGCCCGGTAAATTATATGCCGGTGGAAATGTGACTTTTTTAGAAAATAACCTGAACTCGGATGCTAGTTTACAGGAAGAACTGTTGCAACATATCAACGAGTTGTATTATGAATTACAAATTGAAGACCCTCCTCAGTTTAAATTACCCTTAACCAGTTATAAAGTAGCACATAAAATTGGTTTAGCTTTAAGTCAGGAATACCATTTACTAACTTTACCTAAAGAATTAGACCGCTTACAATATTTGGTGGGACATCTTAAAGTTACCATTCCGGTAGTCAGAGAAATGAACCGAACTAAAGAAGTAATTCAGATGAACGGGCATTTTAAGAATTTTGACCCTTTAGATTTTGAAGATTTTGAATTGTAA
- a CDS encoding tRNA (guanine-N1)-methyltransferase, with protein MKLLISCLLLTLSFCSINVMTAQEEAMTAGQALRQESIEKQFDMVIRKSGRYQEYKVVKRTWMDKLKANTIDTLKTLEDKLSTAREEIAKQETTINDLQTSLGDTNKDLEAVSEEKDNMNFMGVAMTKSSYKTMMWSIVGVLLALLAFFIFQFKNSNAVTVRAKKALAETEVEFEDHRRRSLEREQKVMRKLQDEINKQRKAGTK; from the coding sequence ATGAAATTACTAATATCCTGTTTACTTTTAACATTAAGTTTTTGTTCGATTAACGTGATGACTGCTCAGGAAGAAGCTATGACGGCAGGGCAGGCTTTACGACAAGAAAGTATAGAAAAGCAGTTTGATATGGTAATCAGAAAATCCGGTCGCTATCAGGAATATAAGGTAGTAAAACGTACCTGGATGGATAAGTTAAAGGCTAATACTATTGATACCTTAAAAACCCTTGAAGATAAGTTGAGTACTGCCAGGGAAGAAATTGCAAAGCAGGAAACTACCATCAATGATTTACAAACTTCACTGGGAGATACTAATAAAGACTTAGAAGCAGTTAGTGAAGAAAAGGACAATATGAATTTTATGGGCGTTGCAATGACTAAATCTTCTTATAAAACCATGATGTGGAGTATTGTTGGAGTATTACTGGCCTTGCTAGCATTCTTTATTTTTCAATTTAAAAATAGTAATGCAGTTACTGTAAGAGCTAAAAAAGCATTAGCAGAAACCGAAGTTGAATTTGAAGATCACAGGAGACGCTCACTGGAACGTGAGCAGAAAGTAATGCGAAAACTTCAAGACGAAATCAACAAGCAAAGAAAAGCCGGTACAAAATAA
- a CDS encoding DUF3820 family protein — translation MPSKKPQALPDITQQKEFLKELASAKMPFGKYKDHLLINLPEYYLVWFSRKGFPKGKLGLQMQSVYELQLNGLTHLVKAFKEF, via the coding sequence ATGCCCAGTAAGAAGCCTCAGGCATTGCCTGATATTACACAACAAAAAGAGTTCCTTAAAGAACTTGCTTCAGCCAAAATGCCTTTTGGAAAATATAAAGATCATCTTCTTATTAACCTCCCTGAATATTACCTGGTTTGGTTTTCTCGAAAAGGATTCCCTAAGGGAAAATTGGGATTACAGATGCAAAGCGTTTATGAATTACAATTGAACGGATTAACCCATCTGGTGAAAGCCTTTAAAGAATTCTAG
- a CDS encoding O-methyltransferase, with the protein MHFLPEALDEYIVNHSEKEPDLLKQLTRETYQKVLQPRMLSGAYQGRVLSMLSKLIRPKQILEIGTFTGYSALCLAEGLLPNGQVHTIDRNEELAEFQERIFSGSPYSKNIKQYTGEALDIIPRLSSTFDLVFIDADKPNYPAYFHLIIDKMSSGGVILSDNVLWSGKVIQEVSNKDESTKALLQYNKLLAEDPRVESIMLPIRDGLTISRIV; encoded by the coding sequence ATGCACTTTCTTCCCGAAGCCCTGGACGAATACATTGTCAATCATTCTGAAAAAGAACCGGATTTATTAAAGCAACTTACCCGGGAAACCTATCAAAAAGTGTTACAACCTAGAATGTTAAGCGGAGCCTATCAGGGGCGGGTGCTTAGTATGTTATCCAAATTAATTCGTCCTAAACAAATTCTGGAAATCGGAACCTTCACCGGATATTCTGCCTTATGCCTGGCAGAAGGCCTTTTACCAAACGGTCAAGTGCATACCATTGATAGAAATGAAGAACTGGCTGAATTTCAAGAGCGTATTTTTTCGGGTTCGCCTTACTCTAAGAACATTAAACAATACACCGGGGAGGCACTGGATATTATACCTAGGTTATCTTCAACTTTTGATCTGGTTTTTATAGATGCGGATAAACCGAATTACCCGGCCTATTTTCACTTAATCATTGATAAAATGAGCTCCGGCGGAGTTATACTTTCGGACAATGTGTTGTGGAGTGGAAAAGTGATTCAAGAAGTCTCTAATAAAGATGAATCTACAAAGGCCTTGCTCCAATACAATAAATTATTAGCCGAAGATCCCCGGGTTGAAAGCATTATGCTACCTATCCGTGACGGACTGACAATTAGCAGAATAGTTTAG
- the kynU gene encoding kynureninase — translation MLFENTLSFAKNLDDQDPLASYRSHFHFPKVDNKPVIYFTGNSLGLQPKIARKYVDEVMQDWEALAVEGHFHADKPWWDYHERLAAPLAKVVGASPSEVTVMNTLTVNLHLLMATFYRPKGKRVKIICEEKAFPSDQYLIKSQIRFHSLDPDEVMVEIKKRPGEHNFRTEDIISKIKEVGTECALILIGGVNYYTGQVFDMHQITKAGKKTGAFVGWDLAHAVGNIELKLHEWDVDFAAWCSYKYMNAGPGNASGCFIHERYHQKTDIPRLEGWWGTRKEVRFQMKPEFEPMPNADAWQVSNASVLSLAPYLASLQLFEEVGMQALIEKRKKIVSYLEFILKEVATEVSGNFEIITPANPEERGTQLSVFLHGEGKALFDYLMKNEVITDWREPNVIRLAPAPFYCSYEDMYRFGQILKEGVLNSEL, via the coding sequence ATGCTATTTGAAAACACACTATCCTTCGCTAAAAATCTGGACGATCAGGACCCATTAGCTTCCTATCGGTCACATTTTCATTTTCCGAAAGTAGATAATAAACCGGTGATCTATTTTACGGGCAATTCTTTAGGATTACAACCTAAGATTGCAAGAAAATATGTAGATGAGGTAATGCAAGATTGGGAAGCATTGGCAGTAGAAGGACATTTTCATGCGGATAAACCCTGGTGGGATTACCACGAGCGGTTAGCAGCACCTTTAGCTAAAGTGGTTGGAGCCTCACCTTCTGAAGTAACAGTAATGAATACCCTTACGGTTAATTTACATTTGTTAATGGCTACTTTTTATCGACCGAAAGGGAAGCGGGTTAAAATCATTTGTGAAGAAAAAGCATTTCCATCTGACCAGTATTTAATTAAAAGCCAAATACGTTTTCATAGCTTAGATCCGGATGAAGTTATGGTCGAAATCAAAAAAAGACCGGGTGAACACAACTTTAGAACCGAAGATATTATTTCAAAAATTAAAGAAGTCGGTACCGAATGTGCTTTGATTCTTATCGGAGGCGTTAATTATTATACAGGACAGGTATTTGATATGCATCAGATTACCAAAGCAGGAAAAAAAACCGGTGCCTTTGTAGGATGGGACCTCGCACATGCAGTAGGAAATATCGAACTCAAATTACACGAATGGGATGTGGATTTTGCCGCCTGGTGTAGTTATAAATACATGAACGCCGGACCGGGGAATGCTTCCGGATGTTTTATCCACGAACGCTATCATCAAAAAACAGATATCCCCCGATTAGAAGGATGGTGGGGTACCCGTAAAGAGGTTCGTTTTCAAATGAAACCGGAATTTGAACCTATGCCTAATGCCGATGCCTGGCAGGTAAGTAATGCTTCTGTACTTTCCCTAGCTCCGTATTTAGCTTCGCTTCAATTATTTGAAGAAGTAGGGATGCAGGCTTTGATTGAAAAAAGAAAAAAAATAGTCAGTTATCTTGAGTTTATTCTAAAAGAGGTCGCAACAGAAGTCTCTGGAAATTTTGAAATTATCACACCGGCTAATCCGGAAGAACGGGGAACCCAGTTATCCGTATTCTTACACGGAGAAGGCAAAGCACTTTTTGATTATTTAATGAAAAACGAAGTCATTACCGATTGGCGGGAACCCAACGTTATTCGTTTAGCTCCGGCCCCTTTTTACTGTTCGTATGAAGATATGTACCGTTTCGGACAAATTCTAAAGGAAGGAGTTCTCAATTCAGAATTATGA
- the sucC gene encoding ADP-forming succinate--CoA ligase subunit beta codes for MNLHEYQGKEILNSFGVRIQRGIVAQTASEAVEAAKKLTEETGTGWHVIKAQVHAGGRGKGGGVKLAKNLQEVENIADQIIGMNLITPQTSAEGKKVHQVLVAEDVYYPGDSEPDEFYMSVLLNRTTGRNMIMYSTEGGMDIETVAEETPHLIFTEEIDPTVGLLPFQARRVAFNLGLSGGAFKEMTKFVSALYKAYVSSDSSLFEINPVLKTSDDKIMAVDAKVSLDDNALFRHKDYVAMRDIREENPIEVEAKEVDLNYVDLDGNVGCMVNGAGLAMATMDLIKQAGGEPANFLDVGGTADAKRVETAFKIILKDPNVKAILINIFGGIVRCDRVAQGIVDAYKNMGDAIKVPIIVRLQGTNADIAKELIDNSGLDVQSAVQFQEAADKVQQVLA; via the coding sequence ATGAATTTACATGAATATCAAGGTAAAGAGATATTAAATAGTTTTGGGGTTCGCATACAACGAGGGATTGTGGCGCAGACAGCAAGTGAAGCAGTAGAAGCTGCCAAAAAATTAACCGAAGAAACCGGTACCGGTTGGCACGTAATTAAAGCCCAGGTACATGCCGGGGGAAGAGGTAAAGGCGGTGGTGTAAAATTAGCCAAAAACCTGCAGGAAGTAGAAAATATTGCCGATCAGATTATCGGAATGAATTTGATTACTCCGCAAACCTCTGCCGAAGGTAAAAAGGTACACCAGGTTTTAGTAGCAGAAGATGTATATTATCCCGGGGATAGTGAACCGGATGAATTTTATATGTCCGTATTATTGAATCGTACGACCGGACGTAATATGATCATGTATTCTACGGAAGGAGGAATGGATATTGAAACGGTAGCCGAAGAAACACCTCATTTAATTTTTACGGAAGAGATTGACCCTACCGTTGGGTTACTGCCATTTCAGGCGAGACGGGTAGCCTTTAATTTAGGGCTAAGCGGTGGTGCTTTTAAAGAAATGACCAAATTTGTAAGTGCTTTATACAAAGCCTATGTATCTTCTGATTCTTCGTTATTTGAAATCAATCCGGTATTAAAAACTAGTGATGATAAAATCATGGCGGTAGACGCCAAAGTATCTTTGGACGATAATGCGTTATTCAGACATAAAGATTACGTAGCCATGCGGGATATTCGGGAGGAAAACCCGATTGAAGTAGAAGCAAAAGAAGTAGACCTGAATTATGTAGATCTTGACGGAAACGTAGGATGTATGGTGAATGGTGCGGGATTAGCCATGGCTACTATGGATTTAATCAAGCAAGCTGGTGGTGAACCAGCCAACTTCCTGGACGTAGGAGGTACTGCTGATGCTAAACGGGTAGAAACTGCATTTAAAATTATCTTAAAAGATCCGAATGTCAAGGCAATTCTGATTAATATCTTTGGTGGAATTGTACGATGTGACCGGGTAGCACAGGGTATAGTAGATGCCTATAAAAATATGGGTGATGCGATTAAAGTACCTATTATCGTACGCTTACAGGGAACTAATGCGGATATTGCAAAAGAACTGATTGACAATAGTGGATTGGACGTACAAAGTGCCGTTCAATTTCAGGAAGCTGCTGATAAAGTACAGCAAGTACTGGCATAA
- the lysA gene encoding diaminopimelate decarboxylase, with protein MKNTDLLAIAEEFGSPVYVYDTEKITNQYKRLTKAFKSVNSLKLNYAVKALSNITILKLMNSLGAGLDTVSIQEVRLGLEAGVAPQDIIFTPNGVSMEEIESVADMGVQINIDNLSYLEQFGTKHPEVPVCIRINPHVMAGGNSNISVGHIDSKFGISIHQIPHILRIVENTGMHVNGIHMHTGSDILDIEVFLYAGEILFETAKNFKDLEFIDFGSGFKVPYKEGDIETDVEELGKKLSKRFNEFCKEYGRELTLGFEPGKFLVSDSGYFLAQVNVVKQTTSMVFAGIDSGFNHLVRPMFYNSHHTILNISNPKGKERFYSVVGYICETDTFATNRKIPEITEGNILAFKNAGAYCFSMASNYNSRYRPAEVLWHEGEAHLIRKRETFEDLIQNQVPTTLFSNEEELVASK; from the coding sequence ATGAAAAATACAGATTTACTGGCAATTGCTGAAGAATTCGGAAGCCCGGTTTATGTTTATGACACCGAGAAAATTACTAATCAGTATAAACGGTTGACTAAAGCATTTAAATCTGTGAATAGCTTAAAATTAAATTATGCAGTAAAAGCTTTATCAAATATTACAATTCTTAAGCTAATGAATTCTTTGGGTGCCGGATTAGATACCGTATCTATTCAGGAGGTACGCCTGGGGTTAGAAGCCGGAGTTGCTCCTCAGGATATTATATTTACGCCTAACGGGGTTTCTATGGAAGAAATTGAATCTGTTGCCGATATGGGCGTTCAGATTAATATTGATAATCTGTCTTATCTGGAACAATTCGGAACTAAGCATCCGGAAGTACCGGTTTGTATTCGTATTAATCCTCATGTGATGGCCGGGGGTAATAGCAATATTTCCGTCGGGCATATAGATAGTAAATTTGGTATTTCTATTCATCAAATTCCGCATATCCTACGAATTGTTGAAAATACTGGAATGCACGTAAATGGAATACATATGCATACGGGGAGTGATATTCTGGATATTGAGGTATTTTTATATGCGGGCGAAATTTTATTTGAAACTGCTAAAAATTTTAAAGACCTGGAGTTTATTGACTTTGGAAGTGGTTTTAAAGTCCCTTATAAAGAAGGAGATATTGAAACAGATGTCGAAGAATTAGGTAAAAAACTGTCCAAAAGATTTAATGAATTCTGTAAAGAATATGGTAGAGAATTAACTTTGGGTTTTGAACCAGGTAAATTTTTAGTAAGTGACAGTGGTTATTTTTTAGCTCAGGTAAATGTGGTGAAACAAACCACTTCTATGGTTTTTGCCGGAATTGATAGTGGATTCAATCATTTGGTTCGGCCTATGTTTTATAATTCGCATCACACCATTCTGAATATATCCAATCCGAAGGGAAAGGAACGATTTTATTCGGTTGTGGGATATATTTGTGAAACGGATACGTTTGCAACTAATCGTAAAATACCGGAAATCACCGAAGGAAACATCTTAGCTTTTAAAAATGCAGGGGCTTATTGTTTCTCAATGGCTAGTAATTATAATTCCAGGTATCGTCCGGCAGAAGTGTTATGGCATGAGGGAGAGGCACATTTAATTCGAAAAAGAGAAACCTTTGAAGATCTGATACAGAATCAGGTACCTACAACATTGTTTTCAAATGAAGAAGAATTAGTCGCCAGTAAGTAA
- a CDS encoding DUF922 domain-containing protein, protein MSKILSVLLILIFSGHGYVERFSYKEKRQLDWSDFRGKPDKTSKFDASVNTGITYQWSISKDLGMIELKYEVDSFCYPALSWVKKGQTSNYLLAHEQIHFDISELHARIMRKKLQEYEPGSNVRKDLNQLYKRVERMRVNMQELYDIETAHSNNKSNQEIWAKKIKKLMWYYKDYAQ, encoded by the coding sequence ATGAGTAAGATTTTATCTGTTTTATTGATTTTGATATTTTCCGGCCATGGATATGTAGAACGTTTTTCATATAAAGAAAAAAGGCAATTGGATTGGTCTGATTTTAGAGGTAAACCGGACAAAACCAGTAAATTTGATGCAAGTGTTAATACAGGTATCACTTATCAGTGGTCAATAAGTAAAGACTTGGGGATGATTGAATTAAAATATGAAGTGGATAGCTTCTGTTATCCAGCTTTATCCTGGGTTAAAAAAGGACAAACCTCAAACTATCTTTTGGCTCATGAACAAATCCATTTTGATATTTCAGAGTTGCACGCTAGGATTATGCGTAAAAAACTACAAGAATACGAGCCTGGTAGTAATGTCCGTAAGGATTTAAATCAATTGTATAAACGGGTAGAACGTATGAGGGTGAATATGCAGGAGTTGTACGATATTGAAACGGCTCACTCTAATAATAAAAGTAACCAGGAAATCTGGGCAAAAAAGATTAAAAAGTTAATGTGGTATTATAAAGATTATGCCCAGTAA